A part of Lampris incognitus isolate fLamInc1 chromosome 21, fLamInc1.hap2, whole genome shotgun sequence genomic DNA contains:
- the gbx2 gene encoding homeobox protein GBX-2 encodes MSAAFSPSFMVMQRPLGSTTAFSIDSLIGGPPQPSPGHFVYTGYPMFMPYRSVVLPPPPPPPPSLSQAALQQALPATHPHHQMPSLQNGFCSSLAQGMALTSTLMASLPGGFPASQQSQEAGRKFGSQSLHSVFDKSQDIRLDGEDGKSFLGKESAALQVFHESESLPSSAVRAHGKEDGKEDECHRKDDSYCMDSDLDYSSDDNVTGGSACTKDDGDGAGATDDGVHGSAGGGGSTTSTGKNRRRRTAFTSEQLLELEKEFHCKKYLSLTERSQIAHALKLSEVQVKIWFQNRRAKWKRVKAGNVNNKTGEPSRNPKIVVPIPVHVSRFAIRSQHQQLEQARP; translated from the exons ATGAGCGCAGCGTTCAGCCCATCCTTCATGGTGATGCAGCGGCCACTCGGAAGCACCACCGCCTTCAGCATCGACTCTCTGATCGGCGGGCCTCCGCAGCCCAGCCCGGGACACTTCGTCTACACGGGATACCCCATGTTCATGCCCTACAGGTCGGTGGTGCTCCCGCCTCCGCCGCCGCCCCCTCCGTCCCTCTCCCAGGCCGCCCTGcagcaggctctcccagccactcACCCGCACCACCAGATGCCCAGCCTGCAGAACGGCTTCTGCTCCAGCCTGGCGCAGGGCATGGCGCTCACCTCCACCCTCATGGCGTCACTGCCCGGCGGGTTCCCCGCGTCGCAGCAGTCGCAGGAGGCCGGCAGGAAGTTCGGCTCGCAGTCCCTCCACTCGGTCTTCGACAAATCTCAGGATATTCGTTTGGACGGCGAGGACGGGAAGAGTTTCCTGGGGAAGGAGTCCGCGGCGCTGCAGGTCTTCCACGAGTCGGAGTCGCTGCCATCCTCCGCAG ttcGAGCGCACGGCAAAGAGGACGGCAAGGAGGACGAGTGCCACCGGAAGGACGACAGCTACTGCATGGACAGCGACCTGGACTACAGCTCGGACGACAACGTCACCGGCGGCTCCGCTTGCACGAAGGACGACGGCGACGGCGCCGGCGCGACGGACGACGGCGTGCACGGCTCCGCGGGCGGCGGCGGGAGCACCACGTCCACGGGCAAGAACCGGCGGCGGCGCACCGCCTTCACCAGCGAGCAGCTGCTGGAACTGGAGAAGGAGTTCCACTGCAAGAAGTACCTGTCCCTCACCGAGCGCTCCCAGATCGCGCATGCGCTCAAGCTGAGCGAGGTGCAGGTGAAGATCTGGTTCCAGAACCGGCGTGCTAAGTGGAAACGCGTCAAGGCCGGAAACGTCAACAACAAGACCGGCGAGCCGTCCCGGAACCCCAAAATCGTGGTGCCGATCCCCGTGCACGTCAGCCGCTTTGCAATCAGGAGTCAGCACCAACAGCTGGAGCAAGCCAGACCTTAA